The region CTCTTGTTCAAGCGGAACGCAATATGCGCAATATCGTGTATCTAAATCATTTAGGCCTGGCGAATGAGGATTTAATTTTGGCCCACTGTATTTGGTTAGATGATGAAGAATTTACTATCCTTGAAAGGCAGAAGGTAAAGGTAGTTCATTGCCCAACATGCAATCTTAAACTTGGATCAGGTATTGCACGCATTCCAGAAATGCTAAAGAGAGGAATACATGTATCATTAGGGGCAGATGGTGCTCCGTGTAATAATAATTTGGATCAATTTATCGAAATGCGCACAGCTGCTTTAATTCAAAAACCTATTTATGGTCCTACTGCTATGCCAGCATGGCAAACATTCGAAATGGCTACTGTGGCAGGCGCTAAAGCTATGGGACTAGAAAAAGAAGTTGGCTCTTTAGAAATAGGCAAAAAAGCTGATATAGCTATAATTGATCTATGTAAATTACATTGTTCCCCTTGGGAAGGTAGTAATATATATGCACAATTAGTTTATCAGGCCAAAGCAAACGATGTAACATTGACGATGGTAGACGGCAAAATTGTATATGAAAAAGGTTGTTTGATGACAATGGATGAGGCGCAAGTTATTCAAAAATCAAATATTGCTATAAAACGAGTTAGTGAGAGGGCTGGAATTTTCTAGTTTACATAAATTCATTTAGGAAGAAGTCATATCCTTTGGATATGGCTTTTCTTTATTAGAAAGGGAACAACATAATTATGAATAGAGATCATATGAAGGGAAAAAAGGTAATATGTGGAATAAGAGTTATAGCAGCTATTTATTTAGTGACATTCTCATAAGAGTTAGTATTTTTATCATTTGAGATTTTATACAAGTATTTTTATATTAGGTTAATAATCAACGTAGGAGGTTTTGTTATGAAAAGGCTTATAGTAATCAAGGGGGCTGGTGACATAGCGACAGGTATAGCTTGTCGCTTATTTCGTAGTGGGTTTCCTATAATTATGACTGAATTAGCGCAGCCTACGGTCATTCGAAGAACCGTTGCTTTTGCGCAAGTTATTTTCTCAGGTCAGGTTATTGTAGAAAATGTTGTGGCTGTAAACACCTCAATGGAAAATTCTTTAGAAGTAGTTAAACAAGGACAAATCCCTGTAGTGGTTGATCCACAAGGTCGCATTATGAATGTACTTAAACCGTGGGGAATTGTCGATGCTATATTGGCAAAAAAAAATCTTGGTACTCAAATAACTGATGCCCCTGCTGTAGTAGGAATAGGGCCTGGATTTACTGCTGGCCTTGATGTACATGCTGTCGTGGAAAGTATGCGAGGTCATGATTTAGGTAGAGTTATTATAGAAGGAAAGGCTTTGCCTGATACGGGAATACCTGGGGAAATCGGAGGTTATACCCGGGAACGAATTTTACGCGCTCCTTGCCAAGGGGTTTTTAAAGGTATTAGCAGAATTGGAGATAGTGTAGTAGCAGGAGAAATTGTGGCTCATGTGAATAAAGAACCAGTTATTGCAGAGATTTCTGGCATTTTAAGGGGACTTCTACAAGATGGTCTTACTGTTAAAGCAGGTATGAAAATTGGAGATATTGATGCGAGATGTGTACAACAACATTGTTTTTCTATTTCGGATAAAGCGCGAGCAATTGGCGGTGGCGTCCTAGAAGCTTTGATGCAACGACTAGAATTAGAAAAAAAGATGTAGTGATAAAAGGGGTAGAGAAATGAATAATGGGGGCAGGCTGTTGTGAAAAAAACAATTTTGCAAGAAATTCAGGATGTCGTCATTCAGTATGGAAAAGTTATCTCCCATGTTATAAAAATGGATGTGGAGATTGTTGATGCTAATTTATTTCGAATCTCTGGCACTGGAATTTATAATAACCAGATCAACATAGATATGTCTAAAGAAGGCTTTGTCTATAAGCAAGTTCTCGCTACAGGAAAAACCCAGTTGATTGAAAAACCTGGAGAGCATATTTTCTGTACCTTGTGTCCCAAGCAAGGACGTTGCGAGGAGAAGATGGAGCTATGTACTCCGATTAAGTTAAATGATGAAATTATCGGTGTTATTGGTTTGATTTGCTTTAATGAAGAACAAAAACAAAAGCTATTAGATGATATAGACTTTTATCAATTATTTATAATGCAGATTGCCGAATTTATAAGTGCTAAAGCATATGAACAGCGTGAAAGAGAACGGGATCAGGTCATTACGACATTATTAATGCATGTGATTAATAATGTCGACAAAGGTGTTCTTATCTTAAATCAAAATAACCAAATTATTCAAATCAATAACAGTGCAGTAAAGCAACTACAACTAACTTCAACTTGTATCAACGAGAAGGTAGCCATAGAGCCTACTGGAGACTCTATGTTAGGTGCAGAAGAATATAAGGTTACTATTGCCCAAAAGAAGTTTAAATTAATGGGGGATTTACTGACAGTTTCTCCTGGTTTTGCAGTGTATGATAAAATTTTTATTTTTAATGAAATGAAAAGTGTAAAATCAGATATATATGGCTTAACAAATGTGGCTAAGTCTGTTAGCTTAGAAAACATTATCGGCGAATCTGAGGCAATTAAACAATTGAAAAATAAAATTCGCAAAGTAGCTGATTCTAATTCTACAGTATTAGTTTCTGGTCAAAGCGGTACGGGAAAGGAGCTAGTAGCAAGGGCAATTCATGCTGAAAGTAATCGAAGTACTAAGCCATTTATTGCTGTAAACTGTGGAGCTATCCCAGATACTTTATTGGAAAGCGAGCTTTTTGGTTATATCAAAGGTGCATTTACAGGAGCAGATCCTCGTGGGAAAATTGGTAAGTTTGAACTCGCTAATAAAGGCGTTATCTTCCTGGATGAAGTTGGTGATATGCCAATATACTTACAGGTTAAGTTGCTACGGGTCTTACAAGAACGGAAATTAGTGCGTATTGGATCGAATCAGTTAATTTCCTTTGATGTTCGTGTTATTGCCGCTACAAACAAGGACTTGAAAGCGTTAATTAAAGAGAATAAATTCCGTGAGGATTTGTTCTATCGATTGAATGTCATACCTCTTGAAGTACCATCTCTTTCCCAGCGAATAGAAGACATCCATATGCTTGTGACAAATACTATGGCAAAATACTGTGGTTTATTTCATAAGAAAGTAAGAAAAATTGACCAGGCCACCATGGATATCTTAATACGGTATCCTTGGCCTGGTAATGTACGAGAATTAGAAAACACCATTGAATTTATGATTAATATGGCAGATGATTTAGGGGTCCTTACAAAGGAAACTTTGCCGCGTAATATTCGAGAATACAAAAGTACTAGGGAAAAAGGTAATGAGGGGGCTATTCGTCTTTTACGAGAAGTTGAGCAAGAACACATCATGAAGGCAATTGCTTTTTACGGTGATAATACGAAAGGAAAGCAAGTCGCTGCAAGACAGTTAGGGATTGGTATAGCTACTTTATATCGTAAGTTAAATGAAAGATTATAACTGGTATATTCTATCGGTAGAATTAATACTATGCTAAAGATGGTACTATTTTCCTAGTTAAGTTCCTAGTTTATCTAGATAATCTCAAAATGATAACACCTAATTACAATTGCCACAGCTAATTCTAAAGGGCTTTGTAATAGATAAAGGACTGAAACGTGTAAAATGATATTTTTTATCATTATGATAAAAAATATCATTTTGGTAATGGACTTTATGAAGTAAATTATGGACGCAACTTTTGTGGTGGCATGAGTTCATTATTATTCGAGTCTAACACTTTTTTATCCTAGCGTTTTAGCCTATTGAGTCAATGTTTAACTATATAAAGAGAGAAATCTCAAGTCTATAAATGCTGGCATACTTATTGCATTATATTTAACTAAAATAGAAAAATCTTCATTTCCGATGGTTAGATACTTTTTTGTTACGAAAAAGGAGTGATGACCCATGCAAAGTGTGGGAAAAGATTTTCCTAGAATTGATGGATTTGCTAAAGTATGCGGTAAAGCAAAATATGTAGATGATTTTTTTGAAAGGGATATGCTCCATGCGAAAATTTTTCGTAGCACAATTGCTAATGGATGGGTAAAAAGGATTGATGTAAGTAAAGCAAAAGCAATGTCTGGTGTGGAGGCGGTTATAACTTTTGCAGATGTTCCCAAACATACATTCCCGACAGCCGGTCATCCCTATAGTAAAGATCCAAAACATCAGGATGTGGCTGATCGTCATCTTTTAACCCAGCGGATACGTCTATACGGAGATGAAATTGCAGCCGTAATTGCCGTAGATGAGTTGACAGCTGAAAAAGCCTTACGTCTTATCGAAATTGAATATGAGGAATACACACCTATTTTAACTGCCGCAGATGCGTTAGAAGAAGGTGCTGTTGAAATTCATGAAGGAACTAAAAATATCATAAAAAAAACTGACTTTTGCCTAGGAGAGCTGGAAGAAGCTTTTTTAGAATCTGATTATGTTTTTGAAGATGAATTTGTAACAAGTATGGTACAACATTGCGCTATGGAAAATCATAGTGCCTATTCTTATATCGATGAGAACGGCAAAATTGTCGTAGTTTCCTCGACACAAATCCCTCATATTTGTCGAAGGATTATCGGCCAAGCGCTAGGAATCCCCTGGGGAAGAGCGCGTGTTATTAAACCTTACATTGGTGGAGGATTTGGTAGCAAACAGGATGTAGTTGTTGAGCCTCTGGTCGCCTTTTTAACAACAGTTGTGCATGGAAGACCCGTAAAACTTGAGTTTTCTCGCGAGGAAACCTTTATAGCTTCTAGGGTGCGCCATCCTATTACATTTAAATTTAGAACAGGCGTAACGAAAGACGGTACCATCCTCGCTCGAGAACTAAAGGCGATTTCGAATAATGGCTCTTATGCTTCTCACGGACACTCGATTGTTTCTAATTGTCTTACTAAATTTAGGCACCTCTATAGTCAAAAAGCAATTAGAGGAGAAGCAACTACTGTATATACCAATCTCCCTGCTGCGGGTGCTATGAGGGGATATGGAATTCCTCAGGTTACCTTTGGGTTGGAATCCCACATGGAGGATATTGCTAGAGAACTTAAGATAGATCCTATAGAGTTTCGTTTAAAAAATAGTAACAAGGAAGGATACGTAGACCCTCTAACTGGTATTTCTGCCCGTAGTAATGGACTTGATGAATGTATTGCTTTGGGTAAAAAACTAATTGGCTGGGATGAAAAAAAGACGAATGCGCTGAAACAAACAGGATCAAAACGGCGTGGTTTAGGGATGGCATGTTTTTGTTACAAAACTGGGACCTATCCTTTTGGGTTAGAAATTGCAGGTGCCAGAATTATTCTAAATCAAGATGGTTCTATTCAGTTACAGATAGGTGCCACTGAAATTGGTCAGGGTAGTGATACAATTTTTGCTCAAATGGCAGCCCAAACTATCGGAATACCAATGGATATGGTTAGTGTGGTTTCTACTCAAGACACAGATATTACACCATTCGATACAGGCTCCTATGCGTCAAGGCAGACCTATGTTTCTGGTATGGCTGTTAAGAAAGCGTCGGAAGAAATAAAAATGAAAGTATTGAATTATGCTTGGGGAATGACGGATATACCAGCAAGTGCGCTCACTCTTGTAGATGGCTGGGTTGTTTATATACATAACGGAGAAAAAGTTATGTCGATTGCCGACGTGGCATTAGATAGTTATTATGACGCTGTATTTGCCGCACCCATTACTGCGGATGTCACGAATAATGCTCGAACGAACGCTTTAGCCTTTGGTTGTACCTTTGTTGAAGTAGAAGTTGATATTCCGATAGCAAAGGTAGAGGTTCTTGCAATCTATAATGTCCATGATGCAGGAAAACTCATTAACCCTAAATTAGCCCATGCTCAAGTTCATGGGGGAGTGAGTATGGCGCTAGGGTACGCGTTGTATGAACAAATGTTATTTGACTCTAAAACAGGAAAACCATTAAATAGTAATCTTCTTGACTATAAACTGATGACGACCTTAGATACACCTGAAATTGGTACGGCTTTTATAGAAACTTATGAACCTACAGGGCCATATGGTAATAAGGCTCTTGGGGAACCGCCTGCTATATCACCAGCTCCTGCCATTCGTAATGCTATCTATGATGCCACAGGTGTGAAATTATATGAAGTTCCGATGAATCCACAGCGCTTGTTTGAAAAATTTAAGTCTACAGGCTTACTGTAGGAGGTAATTAGAGAATGTATGACATAATAGCATACGAAGAAGCTTCTTGTATTGAGGAGGCTATAAAATTGCTAGTAGCTAACCCGAATGCAACGCTAATCTCGGGTGGCAGTGATGTGTTAATTAAGCTACATGAAGGTCGAATGCAGGATGCTCATTTAATTAGTATTCATGGCATAAAAGAACTAAGTGGTGTCTCTATGTTAGAAGATGAAACTATTGTTATTGGTTCAGGTACTAGTTTTAGCAAAATCTCAAAACATCCTATAGTTCAGCAATTTATCCCTGTTTTAGGTGA is a window of Pelosinus sp. IPA-1 DNA encoding:
- the xdhA gene encoding xanthine dehydrogenase subunit XdhA, with protein sequence MQSVGKDFPRIDGFAKVCGKAKYVDDFFERDMLHAKIFRSTIANGWVKRIDVSKAKAMSGVEAVITFADVPKHTFPTAGHPYSKDPKHQDVADRHLLTQRIRLYGDEIAAVIAVDELTAEKALRLIEIEYEEYTPILTAADALEEGAVEIHEGTKNIIKKTDFCLGELEEAFLESDYVFEDEFVTSMVQHCAMENHSAYSYIDENGKIVVVSSTQIPHICRRIIGQALGIPWGRARVIKPYIGGGFGSKQDVVVEPLVAFLTTVVHGRPVKLEFSREETFIASRVRHPITFKFRTGVTKDGTILARELKAISNNGSYASHGHSIVSNCLTKFRHLYSQKAIRGEATTVYTNLPAAGAMRGYGIPQVTFGLESHMEDIARELKIDPIEFRLKNSNKEGYVDPLTGISARSNGLDECIALGKKLIGWDEKKTNALKQTGSKRRGLGMACFCYKTGTYPFGLEIAGARIILNQDGSIQLQIGATEIGQGSDTIFAQMAAQTIGIPMDMVSVVSTQDTDITPFDTGSYASRQTYVSGMAVKKASEEIKMKVLNYAWGMTDIPASALTLVDGWVVYIHNGEKVMSIADVALDSYYDAVFAAPITADVTNNARTNALAFGCTFVEVEVDIPIAKVEVLAIYNVHDAGKLINPKLAHAQVHGGVSMALGYALYEQMLFDSKTGKPLNSNLLDYKLMTTLDTPEIGTAFIETYEPTGPYGNKALGEPPAISPAPAIRNAIYDATGVKLYEVPMNPQRLFEKFKSTGLL
- the yqeB gene encoding selenium-dependent molybdenum cofactor biosynthesis protein YqeB; protein product: MKRLIVIKGAGDIATGIACRLFRSGFPIIMTELAQPTVIRRTVAFAQVIFSGQVIVENVVAVNTSMENSLEVVKQGQIPVVVDPQGRIMNVLKPWGIVDAILAKKNLGTQITDAPAVVGIGPGFTAGLDVHAVVESMRGHDLGRVIIEGKALPDTGIPGEIGGYTRERILRAPCQGVFKGISRIGDSVVAGEIVAHVNKEPVIAEISGILRGLLQDGLTVKAGMKIGDIDARCVQQHCFSISDKARAIGGGVLEALMQRLELEKKM
- a CDS encoding sigma-54-dependent Fis family transcriptional regulator; amino-acid sequence: MKKTILQEIQDVVIQYGKVISHVIKMDVEIVDANLFRISGTGIYNNQINIDMSKEGFVYKQVLATGKTQLIEKPGEHIFCTLCPKQGRCEEKMELCTPIKLNDEIIGVIGLICFNEEQKQKLLDDIDFYQLFIMQIAEFISAKAYEQRERERDQVITTLLMHVINNVDKGVLILNQNNQIIQINNSAVKQLQLTSTCINEKVAIEPTGDSMLGAEEYKVTIAQKKFKLMGDLLTVSPGFAVYDKIFIFNEMKSVKSDIYGLTNVAKSVSLENIIGESEAIKQLKNKIRKVADSNSTVLVSGQSGTGKELVARAIHAESNRSTKPFIAVNCGAIPDTLLESELFGYIKGAFTGADPRGKIGKFELANKGVIFLDEVGDMPIYLQVKLLRVLQERKLVRIGSNQLISFDVRVIAATNKDLKALIKENKFREDLFYRLNVIPLEVPSLSQRIEDIHMLVTNTMAKYCGLFHKKVRKIDQATMDILIRYPWPGNVRELENTIEFMINMADDLGVLTKETLPRNIREYKSTREKGNEGAIRLLREVEQEHIMKAIAFYGDNTKGKQVAARQLGIGIATLYRKLNERL